Genomic window (Oryza sativa Japonica Group chromosome 3, ASM3414082v1):
tgcgtggtggtggtggagtacCAGCACGGCGGGACGCTGAAGACGCTGCTGTACAAGCACCGGGACAAGAAGCTGCCGTACAAGAAGGTGGTGCAGCTGGCGCTGGACATGGCGAGGGGGCTGCGCTACCTGCACGGGGAGAAGATCGTGCACCGCGACGTCAAGGCGGAGAACATGCTGCTCGACAGGAAGAAGACGCTCAAGATCGCCGACTTCGGCGTGGCGCGCGTggaggccggcgccgacggcgacgacatgaCCGGGCAGACGGGCACCATCGGGTACATGGCGCCCGAGGTGCTCCAGGGCCGCGCCTACGACCACAAGTGCGACGTCTACAGCTTCGGCGTCCTCCTCTGGGAGACCTACTGCTGCGCCATGGCCTACCCCAACTACAGCCTCGCTGACATCTCCTACCACGTCGACAAGCTGGTAGATAGACACATCTCGCCATGATAAATCGCCTCCCCAAGATTCTTGTCGATTGATTGATTTTGCTTCTTGTCGATCAATGGATCATGGGTGACAGGGGATCAGGCCGGACATACCGAGGTGCTGCCCGAAGGCGATGGCGGACATCATGGCGAGGTGCTGGGACGCGAACCCGGACAACAGGCCGGAGATGTCGGAGGTGGTGGCGCTGCTGGAGAAGATCGACACCTCGCGCGGCAAGGGCGGCATGACCCCCGTCCCGGAGCACGCCTCCCAGGGTTGCTCCTGCTTCGGCTTCTCCCGCGGCAGCGCGTGAGCGAAACTGCTAGAGCAAAGCTAGCACCTCGCCGGCCGGGACGGCTGGCCGTCTCGATCCTCGAACTGTCGAACACCATCCGTGCAGGAGTTGCAGCTGTGTCGATCCGATCCGTTACCTGATTTTCTTCCGGGATTGATGTGTGTTGTTGGCTTGAAACTATGCCTGATCTCAGTGATGTTGTTGTCAGCTTTAGCTTTGGTATGCAGGATGTTACCTCGTTGTGAACTTGTGAGGAGTTCGTTCATCTCTATTGCCTGGGTctacattttgaaaaaaaaatgtttttacttGGACCGTGGTATGGTACGAGGGGTAAGGTGTGCATCCGTTATTTTCATACGACTTAGAATagttatggaaaaaaaataaaaaataatactagTAGTATCAATTGAAATGAGATAAGTCTATAAACAAACATGCAAGGCTAAAGTAATATAATAAAATCAGACAGTTAATAGTACGTATACAAcatagataaattttgttatttttattttttcctgtGTAGATTAAATTTAGACTATATATTTGTGTGATGTATTATATCATCAGAATCTATATTCTCATattatatactttttttataCAACAATTTCAATCACTTGCATACATCGGTGTAGAAATTCAACTTCTGTGTCTGCTCGGCTCGATGGGCCGGATCGGTATTGTGGCTAACAAGCAGGCCTAATATAGTTGGGCCAGAACAGGGTTGTGGTTCACGTGCAATGCAAATCCATCGCACGGCCCTTCGCGCTTGCGCGCGCTCTCTGCGCCGTCGTTCAACTATATTCCGTGCTCCCGATCTCCCGCCTGCCTCCTGAGCTGTTGCTATACACGTCACTGCGTCTCCTAACCTGGATCTTACCGCCTCCTGAGCTGTACTCTTTGTGCGCGCTCGAGATGGCGCCGGAGCGGCCGCGGAGAGAGGCGTTGTTTCGCCACGCACCGACGCACGCCAGGTGCTCGACGGTTTGATCGCCTGAACACCAAGCCAGTCGATGCCCTGGTGCTGCACTGCTGCCTGATTCTTGTCCCGACGTCTCCGAAGTTGTTGTTTCACAGCAGTGGCGGGCTCGCCGTTGCGCTCTTCTCTACCAACGGCTTCGAAATCCCCGACTACTTCAGGGACTTTTGGTCCATGGTTGACATACACGCCATTGCTTGCTAGAGCTGTGCTGTAAAAAGACTGGGTAAAGGTACTTTCCAATGCCGGATCTCGAGCTTCGCCACACCGTTCTCCACTTTTCCGTTGTTCCCTGCATTGGGAGTGGCCTACCATTGTGAGCCGCACCATGAGATGCGTCCTGCGCATATCACCGTTGCTATTCCATCGTCAAAACTATCACCCCAGCAGTGCTCCTCTCCTCTGCTCGCCTCATTTGAGCCGAGGAAGGCAAGCAATGTTACTTGGGGTGGCGCGAGGCCAGTATGTTGGCAGCCACGGCCTTTATTGTTTTGTGGAGGTAGTCCAAGAGGAGGGAGCTATCAATGGACtggttcacgctaaaattgaaagctTGGTTAAAATTAGgacaatgtgacggaaaagttaaaagtttttatgtatagaaaagttttgatgtgatggaaaagttagaaatttaaagaaaaaaattggaactaAACTTGGCTTGAGTGGTTGTGTGGGGCGATGCAACTTGAGGGGGAGCATTCGATGGCAGGTGGGGTGGGAGGCAGAGTGAGGGCATCCAGAGATATGTGAATAGTCTGATTAACTGTTGGTAAGTGTGTTTGTAATCATATTAATTGTTGGTCAAGATTtatactttttatttttataaaagtaCATCATATACTTTCTTATGGAGGAAGTAATTTGGAAAAATGGGATGGGTGCTATGTATATGTTGCAGGGCATCCAGATGTGGATGCTGTTAATAACAACATCGTGCTTTGGTCGTTGTTGGAACTTGGAACAACGTCCAATAACCTGAGGCAGATGCCCTTAGCCCCTGATCTACCCAGCAGGCCAGCACTCACTGACTATCCCAAGCCCAATTGCCCAAATGCCTTTCCATTTTCGAGTAATATGTCCTTGGTGATATCCATCCAAAGAACAAcattcactactagaaaaagtattttCGCAGACAGACAAAAGTGAATTTTGCAAGCGAAGGGTTGGACCACTTGTAGCACAACAACGGTGAAAATCAACGATTTTCACAGTCGGGACAACAGCCCTCCTGCAAAAATCCATGAaacgaacaaaaaaaatcacggcggcggctcgccgacgccgccacgcgCCTCGCTGCCGCCACCCTCCTTCGGCCGGATTTTGGAGGGGAAAGGAGGGGAgccgcgccccgcgccgtcgtcgtcgccgccgccgccccgcgccgtagtcaccgccaccggcctcccccctccctcctccggccggatctgggaggggggaggggagccgccgccgcggccccgcgcgttgtcgtcgccgccgccccgaccCGTCGTcgtggctgccgccgccgccccgacccgtcgtcgtggccgccgccgctgccccgtgCCGTATTCGCTGTGGccagcctcccccctccctccttcggccagatctgggagggaggggggctaTGTCATACTCCTAAAGAAGTTGTAATAAAATGTGCTGATCCAGATAGATCAAATCCTGATTACGACTTCTTCATTCGGTTTGTAGCCATACCGTATAGAGTTCCAAATGCCTTTTTTTGGAAGTAACTAGATTCAAGCAAGCATCCTAGCAAAACGATCTTTTGACAGTGGGCTCTTCCCAACACTGGGACTAATTGACTTTATACAGAGATAGAAAAGGTAGCAATCCAAGCTCTTTTTGAATCGGATATTGGATAGGCTAAGCTAGGTGTAGCCCACTTTCTCTACGGTTTTGCTGAACTTGTCaagcccgggggggggggggggggggggggagccgccgcccgcgctgtagtcgccgccgctgccgcgctcgccggcctcccccatccctcctccgccagatctgggaggggagcGCGCTGCCAGCCggacgccgcgccgcgccgcccaatAGCCGCCGTTGCTCCCCCTCCAGTGgccagggagaggaggagaggtgaggggaggggagggaggctg
Coding sequences:
- the LOC4334086 gene encoding serine/threonine-protein kinase 52, coding for MTSSGGAGCSRSHSFSGISSAAATGGAGAGADVFVRAADNEMYVRADKIDLKNLDVQFEKTRSKVWLEQHRSSSAASPLPLLEWEIDLAKLDIQNQVAHGTFGVVYRGTYDGHDVAVKVLDWGQEGQESTAKHREAFEKEVAVWQKLDHPNVTKFVGASMGTSHLKIPSAKAESRSSSVGGGSAGGGGGQRCVVVVEYQHGGTLKTLLYKHRDKKLPYKKVVQLALDMARGLRYLHGEKIVHRDVKAENMLLDRKKTLKIADFGVARVEAGADGDDMTGQTGTIGYMAPEVLQGRAYDHKCDVYSFGVLLWETYCCAMAYPNYSLADISYHVDKLGIRPDIPRCCPKAMADIMARCWDANPDNRPEMSEVVALLEKIDTSRGKGGMTPVPEHASQGCSCFGFSRGSA